Proteins encoded within one genomic window of Streptomyces taklimakanensis:
- a CDS encoding thioesterase family protein, which yields MRHTFPCPLRWSDMDAFGHVNNVVFLRYLEEARIDFMFRLARQAASESFTGGSVVARHEIDYLRPLTHRHEPVVVELWVTKIGAASVTVGYEIKDGLGDDDTVYVRASTVVVPYDLERERPRRLTEEEKAFLKEYLDDSATGAVAA from the coding sequence GTGCGCCACACATTCCCCTGCCCGCTGCGCTGGTCGGACATGGACGCCTTCGGGCACGTCAACAACGTGGTCTTCCTCCGCTACCTGGAGGAGGCGCGGATCGACTTCATGTTCCGGCTGGCGCGGCAGGCGGCGTCGGAGTCCTTCACCGGCGGCTCGGTGGTGGCCCGGCACGAGATCGACTACCTGCGACCGCTGACGCACCGGCACGAGCCGGTGGTCGTCGAGCTGTGGGTGACGAAGATCGGGGCCGCTTCGGTGACGGTCGGCTACGAGATCAAGGACGGTCTCGGCGACGACGACACCGTCTACGTGCGGGCCTCCACGGTCGTGGTCCCCTACGACCTGGAGCGGGAGCGGCCCCGCCGGCTCACCGAGGAGGAGAAGGCGTTCCTCAAGGAGTACCTGGACGACAGCGCGACGGGGGCCGTCGCCGCATGA
- the ettA gene encoding energy-dependent translational throttle protein EttA, which yields MAEYIYTMRKARKAHGDKVILDDVTLSFLPGAKIGVVGPNGAGKSTVLKIMAGLEQPSNGDAFLAPGYSVGILLQEPPLDESKTVLENVQDGVAEIKGKLDRFNEIAEQMATEYTDELMEEMGKLQEQLDHANAWDLDAQLEQAMDALGCPPGDWPVTNLSGGEKRRVALCKLLLEQPDLLLLDEPTNHLDAESVQWLEQHLAKYAGTVVAITHDRYFLDNVAEWILELDRGRAHPYEGNYSTYLEKKAARLKVEGQKDAKRAKRLKDELEWVRSNAKGRQAKSKARLTRYEEMAAEAEKTRKLDFEEIQIPPGPRLGNVVVEVEHLHKAFGEKVLIDDLSFSLPRNGIVGVIGPNGAGKTTLFKMIQGLEEPDSGTIKVGETVKISYVDQARENIDPKKTLWAVVSDELDYINVGQVEMPSRAYVSAFGFKGPDQQKPAGVLSGGERNRLNLALTLKQGGNLLLLDEPTNDLDVETLSSLENALLEFPGCAVVVSHDRWFLDRVATHILAYEGESRWFWFEGNFESYEKNKIERLGPDAARPHRATYKKLTRG from the coding sequence TTGGCTGAGTACATCTACACCATGCGCAAGGCGCGTAAGGCGCACGGCGACAAGGTGATTCTCGACGACGTCACGCTGAGCTTCCTGCCCGGCGCCAAGATCGGTGTCGTGGGCCCCAACGGGGCGGGCAAGTCCACGGTGCTGAAGATCATGGCCGGGCTGGAGCAGCCGTCCAACGGCGACGCGTTCCTCGCCCCCGGCTACAGCGTCGGCATCCTCCTCCAGGAGCCCCCGCTGGACGAGTCCAAGACCGTGCTGGAGAACGTCCAGGACGGCGTCGCGGAGATCAAGGGCAAGCTCGACCGGTTCAACGAGATCGCCGAGCAGATGGCGACCGAGTACACCGACGAGCTGATGGAGGAGATGGGCAAGCTCCAGGAACAGCTCGACCACGCGAACGCCTGGGACCTGGACGCCCAGCTGGAGCAGGCCATGGACGCCCTGGGCTGCCCGCCCGGCGACTGGCCCGTCACCAACCTCTCCGGCGGTGAGAAGCGCCGCGTCGCGCTCTGCAAGCTGCTGCTGGAGCAGCCCGACCTGCTGCTGCTGGACGAGCCCACCAACCACCTGGACGCCGAGTCCGTGCAGTGGCTGGAGCAGCACCTGGCCAAGTACGCCGGCACCGTCGTGGCCATCACCCACGACCGCTACTTCCTGGACAACGTGGCCGAGTGGATCCTGGAGCTCGACCGGGGCCGCGCCCACCCCTACGAGGGCAACTACTCCACCTACCTGGAGAAGAAGGCCGCCCGCCTGAAGGTCGAGGGGCAGAAGGACGCCAAGCGCGCCAAGCGCCTCAAGGACGAGCTGGAGTGGGTCCGCTCCAACGCCAAGGGCCGTCAGGCGAAGTCCAAGGCGCGTCTGACCCGCTACGAGGAGATGGCCGCCGAGGCGGAGAAGACCCGGAAGCTGGACTTCGAGGAGATCCAGATCCCGCCGGGGCCGCGCCTGGGCAACGTCGTGGTCGAGGTGGAGCACCTGCACAAGGCGTTCGGCGAGAAGGTCCTCATCGACGACCTGTCCTTCTCGCTGCCGCGCAACGGCATCGTCGGTGTCATCGGCCCCAACGGCGCTGGCAAGACCACGCTGTTCAAGATGATCCAGGGCCTGGAGGAGCCGGACTCCGGCACCATCAAGGTCGGCGAGACGGTCAAGATCTCCTACGTCGACCAGGCCCGCGAGAACATCGACCCGAAGAAGACGCTGTGGGCCGTCGTCTCCGACGAGCTGGACTACATCAACGTCGGCCAGGTCGAGATGCCCTCGCGCGCCTACGTCTCCGCGTTCGGCTTCAAGGGCCCGGACCAGCAGAAGCCGGCCGGCGTCCTCTCCGGCGGCGAGCGCAACCGCCTGAACCTGGCGCTCACCCTCAAGCAGGGCGGCAACCTGCTGCTGCTGGACGAGCCGACCAACGACCTCGACGTCGAGACGCTGTCCTCGCTGGAGAACGCGCTGCTGGAGTTCCCCGGCTGCGCCGTGGTGGTCTCCCACGACCGCTGGTTCCTGGACCGTGTCGCCACGCACATCCTCGCCTACGAGGGCGAGAGCAGGTGGTTCTGGTTCGAGGGCAACTTCGAGTCGTACGAGAAGAACAAGATCGAGCGACTCGGTCCGGACGCGGCCCGTCCGCACCGCGCCACCTACAAGAAGCTCACCCGGGGCTGA
- a CDS encoding thioester domain-containing protein — protein sequence MISVRGRGPARLAAAAVATGLLTAGAIAGAGNAVADENNPQPGGATAVLDGLKTFDSAVIHGRDGDKKIGAGLFEMAVDGGGVLKTYCIDIHTGTRKDAKYKEASWAESSLHSNENAGKILWILENSYPQVNDLAALASKVGEDVKLTEKTAAAGTQVAIWRFSDGANVEAVDPSAEKLADYLEENAQNLAEPKASLTLDPPAVSGKAGEKLGPITVHTNAQTVSVAPGAQAETAGVKVVGADGNPITTAKNGDKLFFDVPEGTEDGSASLSLQASTEVSVGRAFTSIDRQYPSQTQILAGSSESGVTATATATWATEAPAPAVTAEKKCVEGGVEVSVVNKGSEPFTFALAGEEHEVPADGKPVSVLVPVKEDQPYKITITGPNGFEETFEGTLDCETASEVTTGGTGGGEESPEPSTAPSPATVGGGTGDTGDTDTGGNLAETGSDSSTPIIAGVALALVVLGGAAVFFLRKRKPATAGSDD from the coding sequence ATGATTTCTGTACGCGGACGAGGCCCTGCCCGTCTCGCCGCCGCAGCAGTTGCCACGGGCCTGCTGACGGCAGGAGCGATAGCCGGCGCGGGGAACGCCGTCGCCGACGAGAACAACCCGCAGCCGGGCGGTGCGACCGCCGTCCTGGACGGGCTGAAGACCTTCGACAGTGCTGTCATCCACGGACGCGACGGGGACAAGAAGATCGGCGCCGGCCTCTTCGAGATGGCCGTCGACGGCGGCGGCGTCCTGAAGACGTACTGCATCGACATCCACACCGGGACCCGCAAGGACGCCAAGTACAAGGAAGCGTCCTGGGCGGAGTCCTCGCTGCACAGCAATGAGAACGCGGGCAAGATCCTCTGGATCTTGGAGAACTCCTACCCGCAGGTGAACGACCTCGCGGCGCTCGCCTCGAAGGTCGGCGAGGACGTCAAGCTCACCGAGAAGACCGCCGCTGCGGGTACGCAGGTCGCGATCTGGCGCTTCTCCGACGGCGCGAACGTCGAGGCGGTCGACCCGAGCGCCGAGAAGCTCGCCGACTACCTGGAGGAGAACGCCCAGAACCTCGCCGAGCCCAAGGCGTCGCTCACGCTCGACCCGCCGGCCGTCTCCGGCAAGGCCGGTGAGAAGCTCGGTCCGATCACCGTCCACACCAACGCGCAGACCGTGTCCGTCGCGCCCGGCGCGCAGGCCGAGACCGCCGGTGTGAAGGTCGTCGGCGCGGACGGCAACCCGATCACCACGGCCAAGAACGGCGATAAGCTCTTCTTCGACGTACCCGAGGGCACCGAGGACGGTTCCGCGTCGCTGTCCCTCCAGGCCAGCACCGAGGTGTCGGTGGGCCGCGCCTTCACCAGCATCGACCGGCAGTACCCGAGCCAGACCCAGATCCTGGCCGGTTCCAGCGAGTCCGGCGTCACCGCGACCGCCACCGCCACCTGGGCCACCGAGGCCCCGGCCCCGGCGGTCACGGCCGAGAAGAAGTGCGTCGAGGGCGGCGTCGAGGTCTCCGTGGTCAACAAGGGCTCCGAGCCCTTCACCTTCGCCCTCGCCGGTGAGGAGCACGAGGTCCCGGCCGACGGCAAGCCGGTGTCCGTGCTGGTGCCCGTGAAGGAGGACCAGCCCTACAAGATCACGATCACCGGGCCGAACGGCTTCGAGGAGACCTTCGAGGGCACTCTCGACTGCGAGACCGCCAGCGAGGTCACCACCGGCGGCACCGGCGGTGGCGAGGAGTCCCCCGAGCCCTCGACCGCGCCCAGCCCGGCCACCGTCGGCGGCGGCACCGGTGACACCGGCGACACCGACACCGGCGGCAACCTCGCCGAGACCGGCTCCGACAGCAGCACCCCGATCATCGCGGGGGTCGCCCTCGCCCTGGTGGTCCTGGGTGGCGCCGCGGTCTTCTTCCTGCGGAAGAGGAAGCCCGCCACGGCCGGTTCCGACGACTGA